One window of the Calonectris borealis chromosome 36, bCalBor7.hap1.2, whole genome shotgun sequence genome contains the following:
- the LOC142074442 gene encoding lysine-specific demethylase 6B-like, translating to MHRAVEPLGGRAGRDPFAVGSLGCGGAWAACPPRPWLPGTRCSSSVGQAQLPPHLAPPPSGNGGPSHKPYFPPGAPPRAPPGPPEPLPGCLRVLQPQPWEPLAEAPPELEEPPPSCYHSPARCHRGHRGDVLGHRGDIAARIGRLQQVPSLLIGPLVGSPSC from the exons ATGCATCGCGCCGTGGAGCCGCTGGGGGGCCGGGCCGGACGGGACCCCTTCGCCGTGGGGAGCCTGGGCTGCGGCGGGGCCTGGgccgcctgccccccccgcccctggctGCCCGGCACCAG gtgttCTTCCAGCGTGGGGCAGGCGCAGCTGCCCCCCCACCTCGCGCCCCCCCCCAGCGGCAATGGGGGCCCCTCCCACAAGCCCTACTTCCCCCCGGG ggcccccccccgggcgccccccggcccccccgagcccctgccCGGGTGCCTGCGGGtgctgcagccgcagccctggGAGCCGCTGGCCGAGGCCCCCCCGGAGCTGGAGGAGCCCCCCCCGAGCTGCTACCACAGCCCCGCCCGCTGCCACCGCGGCCACCGCGGGGACGTCCTGGGCCACCGCGGGGACATCGCCGCCCGCATCGGGCGCCTCCAGcag GTTCCCTCACTGCTGATTGGCCCGCTGGTGGGGTCACCCTCCTGCTGA
- the KDM6B gene encoding LOW QUALITY PROTEIN: lysine-specific demethylase 6B (The sequence of the model RefSeq protein was modified relative to this genomic sequence to represent the inferred CDS: inserted 1 base in 1 codon) — translation AGCQALIGARAGCRALIGRLPVPAQLESKRDAFXPVLLQFCTDPKNPITVIRGLAGSLRLNLGLFSTKTLVEASGEHAVEVRTQVQQPSDQNWDLSGTRQVWPCESSRSHTTIAKYAQYQASSFQESLQEDKDSEDEEAEEPDSTTETPPSNPDQKSHQIIKFGTNIDLSDAKRWKPQLQELLKLPAFMRVSSTGNMLSHVGHTILGMNTVQLYMKVPGSRTPGHQENNNFCSVNINIGPGDCEWFAVHEHYWETISAFCDKHGVDYLTGSWWPILEDLYRSNIPVYRFVQRPGDLVWINAGTVHWVQATGWCNNIAWNVGPLTAYQYQLALERYEWNEVKNVKSIVPMIHVSWNVARTVKISDPDLYKMIKYCLMQSIKHCQVQRESLVRAGKKIAYQGRVKDEPAYYCNECDVEVFNILFVTSETGGRNTYLVHCEGCARRRSGALHGVVVLEQYKTEELMQIYDGFTLVASPGSR, via the exons GCGGGGTGCCAGGCTCTGATTGGTGCTCGGGCGGGGTGCCGGGCTCTGATTGGCCGCCTGCCTGTCCCCGCCCAGCTGGAGAGCAAGCGGGACGCCT tccccgtcctgctgcagTTCTGCACCGACCCCAAGAACCCCATCACCGTCATCCGGGGGCTGGCCGGCTCCCTGCGCCTCA ACCTGGGGCTGTTCAGCACCAAGACGCTGGTGGAGGCCAGCGGGGAGCACGCGGTGGAGGTGCGCACCCAGGTGCAGCAGCCGTCGGACCAGAACTGGGACCTCTCGGGCACCCGGCAGGTCTGGCCCTGCGAGAGCAGCCGCTCCCACACCACCATCGCCAAGTACGCCCAGTACCAGGCCTCCTCCTTCCAGGAGTCCCTGCAG GAGGACAAGGACAGCGAGGACGAGGAGGCGGAGGAGCCCGACAGCACCACGGAGACCCCCCCCAG caaCCCCGACCAGAAATCCCACCAGATCATCAAGTTCGGGACCAACATCGACCTCTCCGACGCCAAGAG gtgGAAGccgcagctgcaggagctgctgaagcTGCCGGCCTTCATGCGGGTGTCGTCCACGGGGAACATGCTGAGCCACGTGGGCCACACCATCCTGGGCATGAACACCGTCCAGCTCTACATGAAGGTGCCGGGCAGCCGCACACCCG GCCACCAGGAGAACAACAACTTCTGCTCCGTCAACATCAACATCGGCCCCGGGGACTGCGAGTGGTTCGCCGTGCACGAGCACTACTGGGAGACCATCTCCGCCTTCTGCGACAA GCACGGCGTGGACTACCTGACGGGCTCGTGGTGGCCCATCCTGGAGGACCTCTACCGCTCCAACATCCCCGTCTACCGCTTCGTCCAGCGCCCCGGGGACCTGGTGTGGATCAACGCCGGCACCGTGCACTGGGTGCAGGCCACCGGCTGGTGCAACAACATCGCCTGGAACGTCGGGCCCCTCACCG cctacCAGTACCAGCTGGCCCTGGAGCGCTACGAGTGGAACGAGGTGAAGAACGTCAAGTCCATCGTCCCCATGATCCACGTCTCCTGGAACGTCGCCCGCACCGTCAAGATCAGCGACCCCGACCTCTACAAGATGATCAA GTACTGCCTGATGCAGTCCATCAAGCACTGCCAGGTCCAGCGGGAGAGCCTGGTCCGCGCCGGCAAGAAGATCGCCTACCAGGGCCGGGTGAAGGACGAGCCGGCCTACTACTGCAACGAGTGCGAC GTGGAGGTCTTCAACATCCTCTTCGTGACGAGCGAGACGGGCGGGCGCAACACCTACCTGGTGCACTGCGAGGGCTGCGCCCGGCGCCGCAGCGGGGCCCTGCACGGCGTCGTCGTCCTCGAGCAGTACAAGACCGAGGAGCTGATGCAGATCTACGACGGCTTCACCCTG GTGGCGTCGCCCGGCTCCAGATGA
- the NAA38 gene encoding N-alpha-acetyltransferase 38, NatC auxiliary subunit, with the protein MAEPPGETGGGGRGRGPAEPGGGGSHPRARRRLEALLNRSLRIRMSDGRTLVGAFLCTDRDANVILGSAQEFLKASDAFPGSEPRVLGLAMVPGHHIVSIEVERDGAAGPPYP; encoded by the exons ATGGCGGAACCGCCGGGGGAgacgggcggcggcgggcgggggcggggcccggcg gagcccggcgggggggggtcgCACCCCCGTGCCCGCCGGCGGCTGGAGGCGCTGCTGAACCGCAGCCTGCGGATCCGCATGTCGGACGGGCGGACGCTGGTGGGGGCCTTCCTCTGCACCGACCGCGACGCCAACGTCATCCTCGGCTCCGCGCAGGAGTTCCTCAAGGCCtcgg ACGCCTTCCCGGGCAGCGAGCcgcgggtgctggggctggccaTGGTCCCCGGCCACCACATCGTCTCCATCGAGGTGGAGCGGGAcggcgccgccggcccccccTACCCCTga
- the CYB5D1 gene encoding cytochrome b5 domain-containing protein 1 isoform X2 yields MATGGAAERPRLLLRREVAARARQRWVSARGRGLALGPFLRDRPGDPQLRPLLEAAGSDVSHWFDPQTGDPLTRVDPQSGLRRWCLPGGAPPEPRSDWAPPRSPPWWADPRLEVGRLTAEPRPLRLRNTLTGQEHVIEGDTASMSPSVILAFHHMPSLGDGDTVPPHQVTHMSPSVPPPG; encoded by the exons atggcgacgggCGGCGCGGCTGAGCGgccccggctgctgctgcggcgggaGGTGGCGGCGCGGGCCCGGCAGCGCTGGGTCAGCGCCCGCGGGCGCGGCCTGGCCCTGGGCCCGTTCCTCAGGGACCGGCCag gtgACCCCCAGCTGCGCCCACTGCTGGAGGCGGCGGGCAGTGACGTCAGCCACTGGTTCGACCCCCAGACCGGGGAT cCGCTGACCCGCGTGGACCCCCAGTCGGGGCTGCGGCGCTGGTGCctgccggggggggccccccccgaaCCCCGCTCCGACTGGGCCCCCCCGCGGAGCCCCCCGTGGTGGGCGGACCCCCGGCTGGAGGTGGGGCGCCTGACGGCCGAGCCCCGCCCCCTGCGCCTGCGCAACACCCTGACGGGGCAGGAGCACGTCATCGAG ggtgacacAGCCTCGATGTCCCCAAGCGTCATCCTAGCGTTCCACCATATGCCCTCCCTGGGTGATGGTGACACTGTACCCCCCCATCAGGTGACACAcatgtccccaagtgtccccccccccgggtgA
- the CYB5D1 gene encoding cytochrome b5 domain-containing protein 1 isoform X1, whose amino-acid sequence MATGGAAERPRLLLRREVAARARQRWVSARGRGLALGPFLRDRPGDPQLRPLLEAAGSDVSHWFDPQTGDPLTRVDPQSGLRRWCLPGGAPPEPRSDWAPPRSPPWWADPRLEVGRLTAEPRPLRLRNTLTGQEHVIEACGEQAGGLVQRALPWNAHAAGYAWRCGGAPLRPDQPPPPPDPDGGPPTLLLYFTDDFLEL is encoded by the exons atggcgacgggCGGCGCGGCTGAGCGgccccggctgctgctgcggcgggaGGTGGCGGCGCGGGCCCGGCAGCGCTGGGTCAGCGCCCGCGGGCGCGGCCTGGCCCTGGGCCCGTTCCTCAGGGACCGGCCag gtgACCCCCAGCTGCGCCCACTGCTGGAGGCGGCGGGCAGTGACGTCAGCCACTGGTTCGACCCCCAGACCGGGGAT cCGCTGACCCGCGTGGACCCCCAGTCGGGGCTGCGGCGCTGGTGCctgccggggggggccccccccgaaCCCCGCTCCGACTGGGCCCCCCCGCGGAGCCCCCCGTGGTGGGCGGACCCCCGGCTGGAGGTGGGGCGCCTGACGGCCGAGCCCCGCCCCCTGCGCCTGCGCAACACCCTGACGGGGCAGGAGCACGTCATCGAG gcctgcggggagcaggcggGGGGGCTGGTGCAGCGGGCGCTGCCCTGGAACGCCCACGCCGCGGGGTACGCCTGGCGCTGCGGGGGGGCCCCCCTGCGCCCCgaccagccccccccgccccccgaccCCGACGGCggcccccccaccctgctgctcTACTTCACCGACGACTTCCTCGAGCTATAG
- the CYB5D1 gene encoding cytochrome b5 domain-containing protein 1 isoform X3, whose protein sequence is MATGGAAERPRLLLRREVAARARQRWVSARGRGLALGPFLRDRPGDPQLRPLLEAAGSDVSHWFDPQTGDPLTRVDPQSGLRRWCLPGGAPPEPRSDWAPPRSPPWWADPRLEVGRLTAEPRPLRLRNTLTGQEHVIEPWGDAGLPRTPTGGR, encoded by the exons atggcgacgggCGGCGCGGCTGAGCGgccccggctgctgctgcggcgggaGGTGGCGGCGCGGGCCCGGCAGCGCTGGGTCAGCGCCCGCGGGCGCGGCCTGGCCCTGGGCCCGTTCCTCAGGGACCGGCCag gtgACCCCCAGCTGCGCCCACTGCTGGAGGCGGCGGGCAGTGACGTCAGCCACTGGTTCGACCCCCAGACCGGGGAT cCGCTGACCCGCGTGGACCCCCAGTCGGGGCTGCGGCGCTGGTGCctgccggggggggccccccccgaaCCCCGCTCCGACTGGGCCCCCCCGCGGAGCCCCCCGTGGTGGGCGGACCCCCGGCTGGAGGTGGGGCGCCTGACGGCCGAGCCCCGCCCCCTGCGCCTGCGCAACACCCTGACGGGGCAGGAGCACGTCATCGAG CCCTGGGGCGACGCCGGCCTCCCCCGTACTCCAACAGGCGGACGGTGA